TGCCGCGATCGCTCTGGCGAATGCTCGGCGCGTCCTCCGGGTGGAAGTTGCGGCGCCAGAAGACGTGGTCGCGCAGGGCTTCGAGCATGAAGCTTTCGAGGATGTCCGCGTTCTCGGCGGCGGGACCGAGGAATAAGGAACCGATAGGCAGGGCCATATCAAACGATCTCCCGGGTATTGGCTGGTGCAAATACGCTGAGCGTACCCATCGAACGGCGCGCGCTCAATGAGGTGCCTCATTCTGCAGAGGATACCGCCACGCCAAGGCCTTCGACGTCCGTAAGTTCCACCGTATGTCCGTGCTTGCCTCGGTGCTCGTCGGGGCATAATGAAACGAACGTGCCATTCATCGACGAAAGGATTGCATCACGTGAGGATCTCCAAGTTTCTGCTGGCGGGCCTCCTGGGCCTTGGGGCCATCCAGGCCCCTTCGCCCGTTTCGGCCATGCAGGTCGCTCAGCGCGAGAACGCCCTTCATCGCCTGTTCGCATCCGAGTGGGACTACGCCATGGCTCAGGATCCGCTCTGGGCCTCGTCGCTCGGTGATTACCGCTTCAACGATCGCTGGCGGGACCTGAGCCCGGCGGCCAGGACCGGCCGCGCGCGCCACTACGCGGACACGCTCAAGCGCCTCTCGGCCATCGACCGCAGCAAGCTTTCGAGCGACGACCAGCTCAACTACGACCTCTTCCAGCGCGAGATTTCGCTGCTCGCCGAAGAGGCGGCCCTCGGCGCGGATCGGATGCCGCTGAGCCACAAGGAAGGCATCCACATCGCCCACGACGTGGTGGACTTCCTGCGCTTCGAGACGGTCAAGGACTACGAGGACTGGATCGCCCGGATGCGCACCTTCCCGCGGTACATGGACCAAACCCTTGCCCTGATGCGCGAAGGCAAGGCAGCGGGCCTCCTGCCGCCCCGGGCGATCCTGAGCCGGATTCCCTCCCAGCTCAAGCTCCAGATGCCCGCCAACCCTGAGGACAGCCCCTTCTACAAGCCCTTCGCCAAGATGGCCGCGGGCATCCCCGCCGCCGAGCAGGAGCGCCTGCGCGCCCAGGCGCGCGAGGCCATCACGGCCCAGGTCATCCCCGCCTTCCACGCGTTCGACGTCTACTTCTCGGGCGAGTACCTGCCCGCGAGTCCCGAGAAGGTGGGCCTGCGCAACCTTCCGAACGGCGAGAAGCTTTACGCCTTCTACGCGCGCTACTACACCAGCACCGAGCTGTCCCCCTCGGCCATCCATCGCCTGGGGCTCTCCGAGGTCGCCCGCATCCGGCGCGAGATGGAAGGGGTCATGGCCCAGGTCGGCTTCAAGGGCACCCTGAACGCCTTCTTCGCCCATCTCAAGGATCAGAAGCAGTACTTCCGCGCCGACGCGGACGCGCTCCTGATGGAGTACCGCGCCCTCTCGCGCCGGATCGACCCGCTCTTGCCCAAGCTCTTCAAGAACCTGCCGCGTGCCCCGTACGCGGTCGAGGCGGTGCCGGCCGAGCTTGCGCCCAACTCGAGCGCGGCCTACTACATGGGACCGGCCGCCGACGGCTCGCGCCCCGGTACCTTTTACGTGAACCTGTACCGCTCGGAAGAGCGTCCCACCTACGAGATGACCCCGCTCGCCCTCCACGAGACCGTGCCGGGCCACCACCTCCAGATTGCGCTGGCTCAGGAGCAGAGCGAGCTGCCCGCGTTCCGCCGCTACGGCGGTTACACGGCCTTCATCGAGGGCTGGGGGCTGTACTCCGAGTCGCTCGGTCACGAGCTGGGCCTTTTCGAGGATCCCTACGTCCGGTTCGGCAAGCTGAACATGGAGATGCGCCGCGCCCTGCGCCTGGTGCTCGACACCGGCCTGCACCACGAAGGCTGGGATCGCCAGAAGGCCATCAAGTTCTTCCTCGAAAACGCGGCCAAGACCGAGCTCGAAGCGACCAACGAGGTGGACCGCTACCTGGGCAAGCCCGGCCAGGCCCTTTCGTACAAGGTGGGCGAGCTGAAGATCCAGGAGCTGCGGGCACGGGCAAGCGCCAAGCTCGGCAGCAAGTTTGATATCCGCGAGTTCCACGACGTGATCCTGCGCCAGGGAGCCCTGCCGCTGGACGTTCTCGAGAAGCGCGTCGACGCCTGGATCCAGGCGAGCAAGAAGTAACGGACCCGAACAGCAACTAGACGCAAAGCGGGCGTTGATCCCAAGAAGGGGATCAACGCCCGCTTTGCTTCTGATGCGGAATAAAACCTTATATTTGATGTTCTTGTATTTAGTGGGGATAGTGTCCGACATCTGAGATGTTTGGCTTAATTCCTGGATTAGTGGCGGATCTATGGTCGATTTCTCTTATTCTTAGGGGGTTAGCCCCCTTCTTTTAATCGCATAGTGTTGTGGATAATATGCTCGGGTACATGCTTAATTACCGAATAACTGCCCGTGTTAAGCGGTTGTTTTGATTTGATTGGCTATGTTCCTGGAATGTGGAATGCGGTTGGAAGAAGGCGCGGTAACGCGCTTTTTGCTGCCTGAATGAGCGAGGTTTGGTACGAAATGAGCGCCTCAGCGGCTAGAAGGCTCATCGTCGCCTTGCACACGCGCTTTCTGCGCGTTTGCCTGATCGTGCTCTGTCTCGTCGCT
The nucleotide sequence above comes from bacterium. Encoded proteins:
- a CDS encoding DUF885 domain-containing protein, translating into MQVAQRENALHRLFASEWDYAMAQDPLWASSLGDYRFNDRWRDLSPAARTGRARHYADTLKRLSAIDRSKLSSDDQLNYDLFQREISLLAEEAALGADRMPLSHKEGIHIAHDVVDFLRFETVKDYEDWIARMRTFPRYMDQTLALMREGKAAGLLPPRAILSRIPSQLKLQMPANPEDSPFYKPFAKMAAGIPAAEQERLRAQAREAITAQVIPAFHAFDVYFSGEYLPASPEKVGLRNLPNGEKLYAFYARYYTSTELSPSAIHRLGLSEVARIRREMEGVMAQVGFKGTLNAFFAHLKDQKQYFRADADALLMEYRALSRRIDPLLPKLFKNLPRAPYAVEAVPAELAPNSSAAYYMGPAADGSRPGTFYVNLYRSEERPTYEMTPLALHETVPGHHLQIALAQEQSELPAFRRYGGYTAFIEGWGLYSESLGHELGLFEDPYVRFGKLNMEMRRALRLVLDTGLHHEGWDRQKAIKFFLENAAKTELEATNEVDRYLGKPGQALSYKVGELKIQELRARASAKLGSKFDIREFHDVILRQGALPLDVLEKRVDAWIQASKK